A segment of the Panicum hallii strain FIL2 chromosome 1, PHallii_v3.1, whole genome shotgun sequence genome:
ATCGCCACCAGGGGGCAGGGACTGTGGGTTAGGGTTTGGAGGGCATTGGGGTTGGTCGGAGCCGTGGAAATGGACGGGACCGAAGACGTGAGCTGGGGAAGAAGAGGACTCCCTGTCTCTAGATTTGGGAGCTATTTTGTGTGCCAAAGTGCCAAAGAAGGGCAAACGAGGACACACCGATCGAAGACAAACGAGGAACAAAATCGCTCAAAATGGCTGCATAGATCGGGCTATAAACATGTGAACCGGGGAGCTTGGTACTCGCTCCCTGGACGcctggcggctagggtttgcctCCGCCGTAGCGGTACGCCGCGTTGGTACATATCAGACCAGAGGTGAAAGAAGGAAAGATATGATTGGGCTGGGCCTTCCTATCTTGCCATTCTGGGCCATATGCGCCCGCCGCCCACTTGTATTTCAGAATTTGACTACTAAGAAGCCTAAACACAAGTCTATTTTTTTAGAACGACAAACACAAGTctatttcatttcattttcacGAAAGCTTAGATCCCACCATGGTGATCTTCCCGAACACCAACGCCGGCGGAGCAACCAGGCTACCTGCTGCCCCTCTGTTCAAAACATCTTCTTGCTTCTTATGCTCTGATTTTCACGGGTCGCGCAGTATGCTGCAGCTAATCCGGCTCAAATCGTTGGAGGTCTTCGGGCTCGAACCATCCCTCATCGACGAGACCTAGGCTCACCAGTAGCAACCCGCCGAAAAAGAGTGCAGCCCCAATGGTCTCTGTGGTGGTCATTTGGTCCGGCTGGCCTTGAGCATGCGCGACGAGAATGCACAACACCACAAAGCCGATGGCGGAAAACACGGCGCCCACGACCACGGCGACGACGTAGGGCAGCTCGCCGAGCCAGGTGAACAGCCGCTTCTCCCTGAGCCGCCGATCGGCCGGACAGGGCGACATTTCGATTGTGGTGATGCCGCCGCCATTCTCCAGGTCTGCTGCCATGGCGGTGTGCTCTCTGTCCATAGGTGCAGCGATGATCTTCGTCCGGCAGAGCGAGATTGGACCTCGGCATGAGTACGTTTATAGGAGGCGGTTGCTCTGTAATTGGAAGCACACTCGGAATCTCGTCCATCTTGGTCTCGGAAAATTCGAGAATGAAGCAGAATTCGACTCGGGGTTGCAAGATGTTGCCAATTGGAGTCGTGTGGCGTGGACATTAGTACACGATACGACTGTATTGAGCAAGCACACAACCTCTTCCGTGTCCTCGAGCGAGCTCCCGCCCTCCACCACAGCCCCCGCCGCCTTCCGGCCGAGCTCCGTGGCGCGATCCCTCACGGGCTTTCCCTCCTCCAGTAACGCTGTCAGCCGTCCGGCGTCACGCATGGCGTCCGCACCCTCCGCCACCGGCACGGACACGCCGGCCTTCGCGAGCAGCCACGCCAGAGACCACGGCCTCGAGCGCCGAGTTCCAGCCGCAGTGCGTTAGGAACCAACCCACGACGCGATGGCGCAGGATCTCCACCTGCGGGGTCCACCCGCGGATGACCACGCCCCGCGACGCCGTTGCCGCCTCGAACCTCTCCGGCACCGCGGCGCTGCTCCTCACCGCCTAGACGCCCAGGCCCAGCGGCGGGCAGAGGAGAGATCGCCGGCGACGGTGCGACCTCGTCTAGTTTTGAATTTCGCGAAGACACCCCCGGATATTTACAAAATAACCCTTtaattaataatcgcgatccgtaTATTTACATAATAACTCCTTCTATTTACAAAGTACCCCTTGGTTCGGATCGCCAttcataatcgcgatccgaatatttacaTAGTAACCCCTACTATTTACAAAATACCCCATAAACCGGATAGCGATTCATAATCGCGATCTGAATATTTGCAAAATGGTCCCTGGTATTTATAAGTTGCCCCTTAAAATGGTTTGGCCCCATGGCAGTCGCTCCGCCCGCCGTTCGCCGCCACACTTCCCTCCCTCCGCCCTAGGTGGAAGAAGCGAAACGCCGCCCTTCCTACCCTCCATCACCGGCaaaccgccgccgctgccgtctaTCTACAGGAAAGCTGATGGTTATTTTGCAAATTGACGGTAGACTGTCACGGGTGATGGGGGCGCCGCCGGCGCAGCGCCGTGGCGGCAGCGGATTTGAGTGATTAGGGAGCAATGTATGATGGTGGGTGGAATTTCGTGCAATCACCGACCACGACAGCGCTTGCTCCTCTCGCCGCGTTCCAACCGTCACGCGACGCCGCGGCCCGCGGCTGTGCGAGCGCGTGGTCCAGAGCACCTGGGCGGGCCGCTAGCTCCTCCTGCTTCTAGCAGCGGGCACCGGACGAGGACGAGGCGGGCGGACGCGGTGCTGGCCCTGGAGGCCTTCTAGACGGCGTCCTGGAGAGGCACGGTGTGGAGAACGACATGCATCGGCGTCCTCGCGTTTGCGGGGATGGCTGGGGCTCGTGAAGTCGCTAGCGATCGAGCTTGGCGTTGCACAGAAGCGGGTGGTAGCCCTCGGTGACAGCAGGCAGAGCTAGCTCGGCGCGGGCCATGGCCCGCGGAGGTCTCATCGTTTGGCACTTTTGCTGTGCGGTTAACAAGAAAGGCTTCTGATTTTCTGAACTTTGATGAACATTTCAGTCAGGAGCGTCAAGGGAGGATACTGTAACAGGCGAACTGCTTCTTGCTGAGTTCAGGAGGATTTTCATTTTTCTATTCAGAAAGTTCAGGACAACGTGtttaaaaaaatttattttTCGTTTTGAATTGGTTTACAAGCTGCAAGTTGTGCAAGCTAGTAGTATTACTCAAATGCTTTGCAATTGAAAGAATGTCTTAGCAGAgataataatataaatataaATGTTTAGCTTTTGACCACCTCACATGCCATTTGGAAAATCATCCATCATATCGTAGATGAATGTTTCAGGTTGTCACTTTTCTTAACCCTCCAAAAAAAAAGAGTATGGTCAAGCTATACGAAATGGAAAGGGGAGGAACGGTTGATCTCTCAGTTGTATTGCCACATTCTTGTTAACTATAGAGTTGTgtatctttcaaaaaaaaaactataGAATTGTGTACTTGTGTCGCCCTCTTTTCACACATCAACAAAACCTACAGATTGATCCAAAACTGGTGAGTTCTCAGCGGATTAATACAAAACTTTGCATTTCAACTTAAGCAGCATTTTCAAAATGAACTTGCGCCACTAATCGTCTCCATTCACCTGTTCAAACACTCGGCAGGATCAGAAAATCACAGTTGTGGGCGAAAAACAGAGACTAGCAAGCCAACATTCTATTGTGGTCATGGACTTCTGTAGTTTTGTTCAAACAAACGAGTAGCATATGCACAAATTTTACACTGTTTAGTTGTTCTCAACGAAGATAAAATCACTAGAACTCCATGGACACATAGGTTGCAGAGTAATCGGGCATCTTGTGCAGTCGCCGGAGGATGCTCTCGGCGGCCTGCTTGGTGCTCGGGTCCCCTCTGTGGAAGGCGCTCACCAGCGCCGTGGGCAGCATCCGGTCGCCGGTCACCTCCCTCAGGCACCGGTCGTCGCCGTGCTCCAGGAGCTTCTCCACCACGCAGAAGCACTTCTGCCACAGCACGTTCTGCCGATGCTGCCTCAGCGCGCCGAGCACGCGCCTCGCCGCATCGAGCTCAGAGAGGGCAGCCACGCTCTTCTCGACGTCCACCCTCTCGTCGAGGAGAGTGCACAGCGCCCCGAGCGCGGCCTCCACCACCCGGACGTTGTCGTTATCGAGGCAGCCCAGGAGGCCCTCCACGGTGCCCGCCTCGAGGAGGCAGAAGGTCGTCGCCGGTGAACAGACTCCCCGGTGCACCAGGCAAACGTTGACCTGGTGGTGTGTGCTCTTCTTGTTGTTGCTGTGCGCCTTCGAGTCCTTCAGGAGCTTTAGTATGGAGTTCTTCTTTGACAGCAGCTCATCCGGCGGCGGCTGGGACAGTTTGATGGATAGGTAGCTCAGGTTCTCGAGCCCCACGCCAGCAAGGCGTTGTACCTCGTCGCTTCCAGCTGGTCCGCTGAGCAGCTCAGTGAGCACCGAAGCCAGGTTGTGGTCCATGGCCACCTTCAACACTTCAGGACTGTACAGAGTTGCGGTAAGTCGCACAAGTGCACCCACGAGACCCTCCATGTAGGGCACTGCATGCTTACTTGATCTAGCAGCGCCATTCTGCATCTCTTTTATTGCACTCAGTATGGTCGGCACGGCGCCCTCCTGCACAAGTGCGACGTTAAGCGAGGTGTTCCGGTAAGGCAGCCTCGCGAGGAGCAGCGCCAATGCAGCTTGCCGTTCAGTGATGCGGCCGGCGTGACTGATGCTTTTGACCAGCTTGCGTGGCTGCCCTTGTGTCTTGCAGAGCCTCTCTACAATGGTGTGGCCAATGTGTGGGGACAGTGTGATCAGTAGCCTCGTCGCAGCGAGGCTGAGCGCCTCCGTCGGGGAGCTCATGAGCTCGACAATGGCATGGCCGCGGTGGTTCTCCCTGATGACCGAGACCACCGTGGCCAGCGGCTTGGCGAGCGCAGTGAGCGCTAGCAGGACACGGATGATGCTGAGGTTGAGGTCGTCCGGCATGAAGCACTTGAGCATGTGCACAAAGTTGTAGATGGAGTACTTCGATGTGAGAACGTGGCCCTCCTTGTTCACCACCGTGGTGTCGGGATCAATTCCTGACTCAACAATGTTGGCAAGGACAGTGGCAGCACTGGCCATGGAGTTCACTGGCTCACCATCTACCTTTCGGATGAACAGTTCCTCAATCATGACAGGGACAGCTCCTGCGTCAACAAGCATCTTGCTGTTGGGGTGGTGCAAGGAAAGCTGGACAAGGACATCGAACGCTGCCTTGCGGACCCTGGGGTTGCAGCTGCGCGCCATCTTGATGAGGATCTCCGACGTGCTTCTGTTGATGTCAATGGTGAGCTCCTGCTCTTGGACCAGCTCGCTGAGGAAACTGACCATCTCCATCTGCATCTCTTCTGAGCCTGTTTTGTAATCTCATGTCAGTTTAAACCACCAATTTACTACAGGAACATGTCGCGCTAAGTGAAATATTTCAGTTATTATGCTTAGCAAACCTTTCTGATGTTGTACTGATGAAATGCTCATACAAAACTGGACATGTACAGCTGCATTCTAATAGGTTTTACTGAATTACTACCTTTGTCCTAAATATAAGGGATCCTaagtttgtcctaagtcaaaccaTTCTAAGTTTGACCAAATTCATAAAGAAGAATATCAACATCTACCAAATTAAAGAAGTCAACTATAAAAATAAATTTCATAATTGATCTAATTATGCTCATATGATATCACAAATTCATAAGTATTATTGTTCTTCTCTATAAACTTAGTGAAACTTAGAATGacttgacttaggacaaacttGGAATCCTTTGTATttcaggacggagggagtaccaCTTGGTAGTTTTTACATTTTCAGAAACTTGGTGGATTAAACATAACCAAACTTGCAAAGATAACAACTATCATACTTGTAAAAAATGCTTTCCTAATACTCTACATCTCACCTTCCACTAGATAACTCTGAAGAGGTTCTAAGTAGCCACTTTCAGCCATGTACCTGATGTTCTTCAGACACTTCTCCAGGTTCTTAAGGACAGCTCCAGCTTTCTCAGCAGCAATTGGATCATCCGTATTGTTGATCTTCATTGTGGTGAGGATCAGAATACCTCCAGGTGTTGAGCCAATATTCTCCAACAGTAACTGTGACTTTGAAAGCTCCAGCAAGAAAGAGATGGCTGCATGCCTTTCACCAGTAGTATTACTTGACAGTAGCTTTACTGTCCTGGGAATGGCTTTAGTTTTTCCAATTATATCCTGTATGTCATGCAGAAAACTTAATTCATAATTTGAAGAACAAGGCCAAGATGTTGAGCAGTTCAGTATAAACTGTTCTAAATTGCAGATGGACTCTTTTAGGTAATAAAGTTTCCTACTTACCTTTCCTTCTTCATCTTCAGCTAACAAGCACAGAAGCTCCAGAGCATCACATTGAATCTGCGCATTGTGGTTGTCCAACAGCCGTGCTAAGAACTTGGTGACCCCGATCTTATGCATCAGTTCCCTGTTCTTCCCCCTCAACTTGGCCAGCAACTTCCACTCGGAGCCTATTCCACaaggagtgcgagtttaatcataccccatataaaagaagatttGGCAACtctcggggcatgagcatctGTCGACTGTTTAAGACCGTATAACGATcccggaatgtaaatttttggTTAAAATATGGAGGCtgtagccacgttcatgttcttttcttccgattcaatttggaggctatgtgccacagaatccgGAATATAAATTTTCTGTTAAAATACGGAGGCTGTAGCCACATTCatattttatatgaatcgacttcttgccacgagCGTatcagtcgttgcgatgatgatcgcttTCGTCCTAATAGGTTGGATCCGTTTGACCGGAttttatctaacttgttggacgggctcatatgaggagctatatcgactacttccagagtcgctgcactcggggtagtttcgacttcttgccatgagcatgacaagtcgtgcgatgatgatcgtgttttttcctaacaggctagatccgctcgatcggattttatctaacttgttggacgggctcatatgaggagctatttcgactactcccAAGGACGCTGCACCCGGGATAGTGTATACTACTTAGCCTACGAGCATGGATAATCCAGAAAATCGTAAGGCAAAGATGAGTACAGACGTCAATGACAGATATATTATAAGGataagagtacttgtttttacaatatctcaatcctgtattacactttctactattttttcagctataGGTCaggcttctaggaggtactcCCTGAACTGCTCTTCGGAGCAGTCTACAGCTGCACCTTGCGCGaatacctctagtcgagcctgagggcaaaaggactttacaaaacttagggcgtggctgacacatgtCATGGGGGCTTCGGCGATGAAactgaggactttctgcggtgctccgaggagtcgctccagcagggatcgcccgtctgcttcgccgccttcctgcggatccaccatgtcaataAGTTGTTGGGCGGCTCCCCTTAGGTCCTCCACTGGCGTTGTTCtttttcttcgcccagcgtcttgatctgctgcaggcagtcgacgaactgttgttcagtgtcggcgatcaccttctgcagtctctcgacgtcatctgtacggcgatacagtatattcttcacgttagtaagcaactcttctttatatgttaagattttcctaagctctgcggtgaagacagttTTCAGAACTCACGACAAACTGCTAAGGGAAAGTATTCGAGTGaggaaaggacttgccttggtgcgcctttttctgctccttaagttgttcttggagcttggagttggccttctcaagattgcggagatcgttcttgagaagccatgtttctcgtgtccgCTCCTGTTTCAGCTTTTCGAGTTCCCTCTGAAGATACATGTTCTTTCGGTGTTCTTCTAATATACGTTGATCCTTTGCTtggagttcctggaggccactcacgactgctttcagcttctcCGATTTTTCTTGGGAGAGTTTGGCCACAACCTGCATAAGGGGAAAGACTAAGACAAGCCACTCGgcaaagcataatggcagaagagcagtcatgccttaccagggtaaatttgtacatctctTTGAAGATCTTCTAAAAATATCGCATGTTGTCGCTcatcaggagaggatcatccactatatctttggtgatgatgttctggtatcctcTCTTGGGcaccagcagatcttcagggtttcttgaggtacccgcaacttcttcagctgatggttgttgggcacctgcaagtcaacaACGCGTTCAGTACATGTAGTCTGcagtctaagcagttagccgtgggaggtcagacacttacttgtgccatttgcaggagtggcattagtggcctcgacttgttcatcaccaccggcgctggcttcgggttgctggggctcggggggtggtgggtcgggcagtATCGTGTCCTCTtcgggggctggcggctcgaGGGCTAGAGTAGTCGAGACAGACTTTGGCTTAAACCCCAAGGCAGACGCAGTCCTAATGAAGTagaatcagttatatcattAAATAAGTCGTAAAAAACAGAATATGCATTATGAAAAAGGATCTGCACTTACagtgaagatttcttcatggcggATTTCTTTAGTCTCAGGGCCCGTGGTTTTATAACCACGGTATTCGTTGCCGgtggtggggtcacaccagccgatgGCGAcgtacccgccacggcaatggttacaATCCCTGCTaaagtagtcgatgggtccgtcccACCAGTTTCTGCGacaccacctgctggaacatcattccCAGCGAATTCGGCCCCGAccaccttttggcgcttggggtcaggAGGAGAAGCGGAGGGACGGCAAAACAGACAATGTAAGCATGCAACAACTCTAATATTCGATAACTCTACAGAACAGCCGCTTCATACCTGGGGGttcgactacatgcgctttACGTTTGCGgactacccgacgaccccgagggaccaatggcaaggcttcggccaactccacggatgatccgggggagttgttctttttcgccttcccttcaattatcctttccgccagggggctcccgctctCGGTTGTATCGTCGTTGGGCAGAGCATCAGATGCTTGAGCTTTTTTCATTTCcgccgcggcgctggggagaaggtggtccggtcgggggatatcgggttgtggtggataactccggtacaattctgtgtatccctgcagaggattttcaGTTAGCGGTTACAAAACAACATAACTTATTCCAAAGTAccgaatacttaccggctttggaggattttgcgcagaaaatAACTCCGAGACGTAGGGAAATGcgttcacatccagcagcactcgtCAATCAGCTCCTCTACGCACATCCAAGACAGATCTTCAGCACCCATATACTCGAAGCGTAGcatatggcgctgttggattggctggatccggcgtttAAAGAATGAAAACATCACAGACGCGCCAGTCACTCCTTTtttttatgggctgctatgatggctagcaactcatcgacttgatccatatcccctttggagagttcggtgttccactccggccttacaaCAGGCGGTTTATCTGATCTTTTAGGGAGCTGGGGGACATGGTTTCTGATGTAGAACCAATagcttttccatccaggaatattggaggggaatttgtaggacaGGTATCTGTCACCGACTTGTTggctaagctggatgccggcgccccttacaacggatggatttttggaggtgggttgcggttttacccggaaaagaaagcggaaaagattctaatggggttcaattccaagaaaattcgcaaaatggatgaagatagcaatATGGCAGATTGAATTCGGGTTAaagtgatggagctcaagcccatagaaataaagaaggccctGAAAGAAAGAGCAAGTGGGGAGAGCCAACCCCCcttcagaaaaatggtaaaatgagacgatttcgtccatattttccataggaagaagttcgcgaaaagaggggcgccagttgacaagatttttctcctgaagcaaactCTCGAAAATAAGATTCAGGAGTTCGTTGTTgcagcacttactgtaagtccactccccagatggcggttgcgactccttccccttcctatccttcttgttggatctcttgggcgctaTTTCCAAATCTatttgccacgagttgctcgggggctgcggagaaggggcggagagatttgggtagtttggggcttctcaaagggggtgaaggcggagcatagatctgattggggattcggaaatttctcgGCGGATCGAAGATTGGAAGCACTAATTTTACCTTAAGTTACCGCGagattaaataaccagcggccggttataggtttactgttccgaagttgaagagtcatcacAGAGAATAtacggaagatgaggggtcatttggtggattttttagataaagtattctattaatcattttttagggttaattatcctaaaaaagggatttttcgaattctaaatctaacttccatcatccgtaccatcacaccaattatttatcATGGGAATATTTTTTCACTACATGCCACGACTATTGGAttcttatttccaaacctgagagatttggattcaaggcctgggggctgcgggatacgtggcatcgactacttattttttgaatttacTCGAAAAGTAAGTAAAGAAggttcaagactaatgtgatcctcagcctgattcttcaattcaacctaaatctcgggggctactccatatggagtgcgattttttcatcgcacaccataccaaaaaagtaattcggggcatgagcacctcatagcttcgatgcagccaagaaagtactcgaagaagaacttcaagatggagcttaaAAAAAAAGCCGAAtactacttcaaaagtactccaGGAGCCTGCAATACtaagctacgaagagctcggggcttGTCAAACCCGGAACTACGGGACtgtatacataacgtagttcatacagtattaggggataggacatatcCTATATATCTTATCTatattgtactctactcgcatgcgaagtaggactagccggtacagaaggaaactattcgagttgtactcgaataagattcctaggctagtgtcggactaggattcatataaccctatcctcccgaatatataagggcgggcagggatcccctcaaaacacaacatcaacacccaaagcaatacaaaccaccatacaggacgtagggtattacgcacatcgcggcccgaacctgtctaaaattaTGTTGCTTGCacattcgagttcctgatctcggcatcaccctacctaaaatTTACCACCTCGGATACACCCCTCGGTAGAGGAGGGCCGTCGCAACCGCAcgagggaggaggcggaggcgtTAGGCGCCATGGGACGACCGGCGGAGTTCGGCGtgggagagagggaaggggagggggcaGAGAGAGAGATTGTTTGATTGATTAAGAGGTGGGCACTGACAGGTAGGGTCAGGGGCAAAATGGTGTTTTCTCACCTCAGTTAACACCCCACCGATGGAATGGTGACGGAAATGGCACTAGATGAATCAAAATTTCATAGCACTCAAGGGATTTTCAAAATTTTTATGGCACTAAAGGGAGAGGTAACAATTTTTGTGGCATCGAAGGAATTGGCTCACAGTTAGTTGTTAGGGTTCGTCGGAGCAATTTGGCATTGGAGTGGGACGGGGACGGAGATGTGGCCACTGGCGAAGTGGAGCGCAACGTGTGATTTATGAAGTGATAGGGGATTTTAATGTTTTTCTTTTAAAAGACATCGTGGGATTGTAAATCACAGCCGCAGATTGTTGCGGAATCAAAAACAACTCTTACTGCCATATTTAATTTCCAATTTTCAAGTAAGAAAGTTTCTGATTACAGAGTAAAGGTCCTCTTTGGAACCAAGCAAAGTATAGAAATTTAAGAGAATTTAGTTTTTATAGGAAATTTTTCTATAAAAGATTTTGGAACATAGGATTGAATCCTACCAATTCCCTTGAAATTCTTATGAATGGACTCCTCCATAACCATTTTGGAGGAAAATAAATATGAGGTCTGCCTCATATTTTCTTGCCTTTATTTCTTAGGATTCTTTGTTATTTCTGTGTAGCATCTAAAAATATGTTTTGTAGTTTTCTTATGTTCTAGCTTATGTATGATTTTTAATTGCATATGCGTTTTTTTGGATAATCAGTTTAGACACGATGTACGATTATTTAGAATTAGTCTTTCGCACGGAGTACAGTACATGGGAAAGACTACTCATTCAGGAATAGTATAATCAATTTTGGTATCAAAGTTTATCCGTGAAATCACGAGGCACAGTTGATCTTCCTTCAGCCACCGTTAAGCCGATGATCCAAGCTAGGGCACCATGCAAAAGCAGCCGTTAGATCAGATGACCAATGGTGCAGATCGAGGCGCCGTTCTCTCGACAGCCATCTTCTCCCCCTCTCCGTAGGGTTTTTCCTCCTCACTTCTCTCACCAGAGTGACGTCcccccgcagccgccgcacgGCGACGGCCGCCATGAGAGCCCTCGTTTCCCTTTCCCGGCTCGCGCGCCGGATTCCCGCCTCTCTCGCCGCCTTTAGGGCCCCAGGACCGCTCCTCCTCCGGCACATCCATGCCgacgcccctccgccgccgccgccgcctcaggaCCCGCCGCCCTTCGTCTCCCGCATCCTCGAATCGGAGCCGAGCCTGACCCCGAGCGCCGAGGCGGAGCCCGCACCCGACCCGTTCCTAGATGAGTTCCTCGCGCGCTTCGTGGCCGCCTTCCGCCCGGAACTCGCGGCGGCCTTCCCCGAACACGACCGCGCCGTGCTCGACGAGATGCTCCGCCTCGTCGCGGACGCCGTGGTGTGCCGCCTCACCGGGGCCGACCCGGGGCCCGACGCCGCCGAGCTCAGCGACGACCTCTGGGCGGCCGTGTGGAAGGTCAGCGCCTCGGTGCAGGAGGCCATGCGCCGGGACCAGGTCCGCGCCGACCTCCGCCACTACCTCCATTGCGACGAGGTCAAGGAGATGACGCGGTTCGCCGTCGACGTTGGCATCCGCGGCTCCATGCTCCGGGAGCTCCGCTTCAAGTGGGCCCGCGAGAAGCTCGAGGAGGTCGAGTTCTACCGCGGCCTCGATGGCATGCGCGCTGAGGCCGAAGCTGCCGCTGATCCGGCCCCTGCGCCGGTGCGGAGGTTGACCGCTTTGCCGA
Coding sequences within it:
- the LOC112872408 gene encoding putative U-box domain-containing protein 42, with the translated sequence MHKIGVTKFLARLLDNHNAQIQCDALELLCLLAEDEEGKDIIGKTKAIPRTVKLLSSNTTGERHAAISFLLELSKSQLLLENIGSTPGGILILTTMKINNTDDPIAAEKAGAVLKNLEKCLKNIRYMAESGYLEPLQSYLVEGSEEMQMEMVSFLSELVQEQELTIDINRSTSEILIKMARSCNPRVRKAAFDVLVQLSLHHPNSKMLVDAGAVPVMIEELFIRKVDGEPVNSMASAATVLANIVESGIDPDTTVVNKEGHVLTSKYSIYNFVHMLKCFMPDDLNLSIIRVLLALTALAKPLATVVSVIRENHRGHAIVELMSSPTEALSLAATRLLITLSPHIGHTIVERLCKTQGQPRKLVKSISHAGRITERQAALALLLARLPYRNTSLNVALVQEGAVPTILSAIKEMQNGAARSSKHAVPYMEGLVGALVRLTATLYSPEVLKVAMDHNLASVLTELLSGPAGSDEVQRLAGVGLENLSYLSIKLSQPPPDELLSKKNSILKLLKDSKAHSNNKKSTHHQVNVCLVHRGVCSPATTFCLLEAGTVEGLLGCLDNDNVRVVEAALGALCTLLDERVDVEKSVAALSELDAARRVLGALRQHRQNVLWQKCFCVVEKLLEHGDDRCLREVTGDRMLPTALVSAFHRGDPSTKQAAESILRRLHKMPDYSATYVSMEF